A window of Variovorax paradoxus EPS genomic DNA:
TTATGATCTGCTGGAAGATTAACGTTGCTGGCACTGAGGGGATTGGTCAACTCTACAGTTACGCGGCTTGAGCAATTACTATTGCTGCATTGCACATAAGTAAATTTGGCGCTTGATGGAACTGAATTTTTGTCTGTATAAGCAGTGTAGTAAGGAACATATACCCCGCTATTAGGCCTTCCAAATCGATCAAGCCCCCACGTGTAATCGACACTTGGGGTATTTATGAAAAACTGACCAGAAGTTTGATTGTCTACGAAGGCAATGGGATTAGTCAGCTCGACGCCTGTCGATGCAATTCTTTTGGGATACGTGGTTGAAGGGTTGTAATACTGCGTATTGACATCACTTGAGCGCATTCGATACCACGCGTAATTGCAGCTCGAGCCTTGGCAACTGTTGGGCATCGAATACCCTTCCTGAAATTCAAATCCCATTGAACCAGAGTTGTCCAGCACGAACATCAAATTGGGCTTGGCGCCCGGCACGGCGCTATACAGGGGCGCCTGACTCGGTGCGGTGGCAGCGAGCGCATCGCCAGCAGGCAGGGTCGCGGCCAGCCAGGTCGCAACGAGGCCAAGGGTCGTCAGCAGCAGGTTCACGCGCGCACGCGCTGCCTTGGCCGGTGCCGGAACAGGAAATTGAATCTTGGCAGTCATGCGGTCTTCCCTCTCGAATGGAGCTTCATGGGAGTTGTCGGGTGCGCTCGGCGGGCCCCTCGGGCCGTACCTTCCGCAAAAAATCTTCTCGGGACGCGGTTGTCTTGGCGGTTGCTCAGGCCAGTGGCGCAGGAGCTACGGCATTACTGTTTCCAGCAGTCGGCAACGTTCACGCCTGTCGTTTGGTCCACGATGGCTTTGGCGCCCTGACTGTTCAAGGTGAGCGTGCCGCACTTGTCGCTTGCCATGCTGCCCGCACGCGTAGCCCTGAGGGAGTAGCTGGGCGGCGTGTCGGCGGCGAAGACGACGATGTTGTAGTTGGCGGTGCCCGACTTGGGCGACTGGCGCAGAGCGGGAGGCAGCATGCTGTCGCTACCAACCTTTTGCTCGGCCGGTGTGGTGACGTTGCCCGCAGTGACGGTGTAGCGATCGTTGGCCGAGTAGTAGCGCTGCATGTACTGCGCGGCCTCCATCAGGACGCCTTGAGCCTCGGAGCGTTTGGACCGCCGCATGTACTCCTGGTAGCTGGGCATGGCGATCATCGCCAAGATGCCGATGATCGCGACGACGATCATGACTTCGATGAGGGTGAAGCCGCGGCCGGACCGGCGCGATTCGAAGGATTGACGTGTCATGGCTGCGATGGACTTGTGCATGGTGGTCAACTGGCGCTCGTCAACACGGACTGCATCCACGCCTCGGCGCCTTGGGTGGACTTCCCGGATTGAAACTTGGCGTTATTGCCGAAGCCCCGGGCAGTGATCAGGTAGCCGGTCAGCTTGGGTGTCGAGGTGCTGTTGATCTTCTGGATGAGGCAGAGCGGCGCATTTTTCAGC
This region includes:
- a CDS encoding type IV pilin protein, whose product is MHKSIAAMTRQSFESRRSGRGFTLIEVMIVVAIIGILAMIAMPSYQEYMRRSKRSEAQGVLMEAAQYMQRYYSANDRYTVTAGNVTTPAEQKVGSDSMLPPALRQSPKSGTANYNIVVFAADTPPSYSLRATRAGSMASDKCGTLTLNSQGAKAIVDQTTGVNVADCWKQ